A stretch of the Lactuca sativa cultivar Salinas chromosome 9, Lsat_Salinas_v11, whole genome shotgun sequence genome encodes the following:
- the LOC111880240 gene encoding LRR receptor-like serine/threonine-protein kinase RGI2 yields MPMLRHNHYLFLLLSIVVFVVDASNDEAVVLLSWLHSSSTTSLDSSFSNWNPSDQNPCNWSYITCSPQKYVTKIDIQSMELALPFPSNLSSLKSLDTLIISGANLTGKIPDDIGECSALQVFDVSSNTLVGSIPTSISKLVNLQDLILNSNQLSGIIPPQIGNCTRLKNLVLFDNYLTGELPVELGNLSMLEVIRAGGNKDISGKILYELGNCRNLKVLGLAVTKISGSIPSSLGSLSKLQTLSVYTTQLSGEIPKELGNCSDLIDLYLYENDLTGSLPSELGNLHNLEKLMLWQNNLVGSIPPEIGNCKSLKTIDLSLNFFSGVIPWSFGNLIDLEELMLSNNSLSGSIPPVLSNCTNLIQLQLDRNAFSGSIPMELGMLPELSVFFAWQNKLEGDIPSTMAGLKSLQSLDLSHNFLTGSLPSGLFELKNLTKLLLISNSISGSIPSSIGNCSSLIRLRLVNNKITGPIPKEIGFLEDLDFLDISENYLTGVIPDEIGNCTHLQMVNLSNNSLSGTLPSSLSSLMNLQSLDVSSNQFIGQIPESFGQLAFINRLAISRNSLSGSIPTTLGLCSNLQFLDLSGNKLSGNIPVELFSLVSLDIALNLSWNLLNGTIPVEISSLNKLSALDLSHNMLTGDLMALSSLVNLVSLNVSYNNFTGFLPDSKLFRQLSVQELAGNEGLCPLGRNSCFLGQTGTGIATRRSIRQSKKLKVAIALLAVAAVALVILGVIAVYRVPKVKSQDNDSETGNWSSSNWKFTPFQKLSFTVDQILRCLVETNVIGKGCSGVVYRASLDHGEVIAVKKLWPTTMAAAYCENDRAPSTGIRDSFSTEVKTLGLIRHKNIVRFLGCCWNRNTRLLMYDYMPNGSLGSVLHGNSGCCLEWNLRYQIILGSAQGLAYLHHDCVPPIVHRDIKANNILIGLDFEAYIADFGLAKLVDDRDFARSSSTVAGSFGYIAPEIGYMMKVTEKSDVYSFGVVMLEILTGKQPIDPTIEDGLHIVDWVRQKRGGVQVLDRSLRARPDPELEEMMQSIGVALLCVAPSPDDRPSMKDVEAMLKEIRHDREEGSKPESMMMLKGSSATGSVDDGEEKEKCKENEGPSTDAMKCLYIESNNSSFSASSLLYSSSSTAGKNGV; encoded by the exons ATGCCGATGTTAAGGCACAACCACTATCTCTTCTTGCTTCTATcaattgttgtttttgttgttgatgCTTCAAACGATGAAGCTGTTGTTTTGCTTTCATGGCTTCACTCGTCCTCAACTACTtcactagactcttcattttccaaCTGGAACCCATCCGATCAAAATCCTTGTAATTGGTCTTACATCACATGTTCTCCACAAAAATATGTTACCAAGATCGATATCCAGTCTATGGAATTAGcccttccttttccttccaacctCTCATCGCTTAAATCCCTCGACACTCTCATCATTTCCGGTGCTAATTTAACCGGAAAGATCCCAGATGATATCGGAGAATGTAGTGCGCTCCAAGTGTTTGATGTAAGTTCCAATACTCTCGTGGGGAGTATTCCGACATCAATCAGTAAGCTTGTGAATCTTCAAGATTTAATATTGAACTCCAATCAACTCTCCGGAATCATCCCACCACAGATTGGTAATTGTACAAGGTTGAAGAATCTTGTCTTGTTCGATAATTATTTAACTGGGGAGCTTCCTGTTGAGCTTGGAAATCTTTCAATGTTAGAAGTTATTAGGGCTGGAGGGAACAAAGACATATCTGGAAAAATCCTTTACGAGTTGGGAAACTGTCGAAATCTAAAAGTTTTGGGTCTTGCTGTCACTAAAATATCCGGGTCGATTCCTAGTTCTTTGGGTAGTCTAAGCAAGCTTCAAACTTTATCAGTTTACACAACACAACTTTCTGGTGAAATCCCGAAGGAACTCGGCAACTGTTCTGACCTCATCGATCTATATCTATATGAAAATGATCTCACTGGTTCACTTCCATCTGAATTGGGGAATCTTCACAACTTAGAGAAGCTTATGTTATGGCAAAACAATCTTGTCGGATCGATACCTCCAGAAATTGGAAACTGTAAGAGTTTAAAAACCATTGATCTCTCTTTAAACTTTTTCTCCGGTGTCATTCCTTGGTCATTTGGCAATCTCATCGATCTTGAAGAACTGATGCTGAGTAACAACAGTCTCTCAGGCTCCATCCCACCTGTTCTTTCAAATTGTACAAATCTAATACAACTGCAGCTCGATAGAAACGCGTTTTCAGGATCGATCCCGATGGAGCTCGGGATGTTACCTGAGTTATCTGTCTTCTTTGCTTGGCAGAATAAACTTGAAGGGGACATTCCATCAACAATGGCAGGTTTGAAGAGTCTCCAGTCTCTTGATTTGTCTCATAACTTTCTTACTGGTAGCTTACCATCTGGTCTTTTTGAACTAAAAAACCTAACGAAGCTTCTCTTGATTTCAAATAGCATCTCGGGTTCCATCCCTTCTTCTATAGGGAACTGCAGCTCACTCATTAGACTTAGGCTAGTAAATAACAAAATTACTGGACCTATTCCTAAAGAGATTGGgtttcttgaagatcttgatTTTCTCGACATATCTGAAAACTATCTCACAGGAGTAATCCCAGATGAAATCGGAAATTGTACGCATCTTCAAATGGTGAACCTAAGCAATAACTCCCTTTCTGGTACTTTACCTAGCTCGCTATCTTCTTTAATGAACCTTCAATCTTTAGACGTTTCAAGCAATCAGTTCATCGGTCAAATTCCCGAGAGTTTTGGTCAACTTGCTTTCATTAACAGACTTGCGATTAGTAGAAACTCGTTATCTGGATCGATTCCTACAACGCTTGGTTTATGTTCAAATCTTCAGTTTCTTGATCTTAGTGGCAATAAACTCTCGGGTAACATTCCGGTTGAGCTTTTCAGTTTAGTTTCATTAGATATCGCATTGAATCTAAGTTGGAATTTGTTAAACGGAACAATCCCGGTTGAAATATCTTCATTAAACAAACTCTCAGCACTAGACCTTTCACATAACATGCTCACTGGAGATTTAATGGCGCTTTCCAGCCTTGTGAATCTTGTTTCCTTGAATGTCTCTTACAACAATTTCACCGGTTTTCTACCTGACAGCAAGCTTTTCCGGCAGTTATCCGTCCAAGAATTGGCCGGAAACGAAGGGTTGTGTCCGTTGGGACGGAATTCCTGTTTCCTCGGTCAAACCGGAACCGGAATCGCTACCAGACGCAGTATCCGCCAGTCAAAGAAACTGAAAGTTGCTATAGCTTTGTTAGCTGTTGCAGCAGTGGCATTGGTGATTCTAGGGGTAATAGCGGTTTACCGAGTTCCAAAAGTTAAGTCGCAAGATAACGATTCCGAAACCGGTAATTGGAGTTCATCAAATTGGAAATTCACACCGTTTCAGAAGCTTAGTTTTACAGTGGATCAAATATTAAGATGTCTGGTTGAAACTAATGTGATCGGAAAGGGGTGTTCCGGTGTAGTCTATCGAGCAAGTCTTGACCATGGTGAAGTGATTGCAGTCAAGAAGCTCTGGCCCACAACAATGGCAGCAGCATACTGTGAAAACGACCGGGCACCCTCGACTGGAATCCGCGATTCCTTTTCAACCGAGGTCAAAACCCTTGGTTTGATCCGTCACAAGAACATCGTCCGATTCCTGGGTTGTTGCTGGAATAGGAATACAAGGCTGCTGATGTATGATTACATGCCTAACGGGAGTTTGGGAAGTGTTCTACACGGGAATAGCGGATGCTGCTTGGAATGGAATCTAAGGTATCAGATAATATTGGGTTCGGCTCAAGGATTGGCTTATTTACACCATGATTGTGTGCCTCCGATTGTTCATAGGGACATTAAGGCGAATAATATTCTCATCGGGCTTGATTTTGAGGCTTACATAGCTGATTTTGGGCTTGCAAAACTTGTTGATGATAGAGATTTTGCTAGATCTTCAAGCACTGTTGCTGGTTCTTTTGGTTACATCGCGCCAG AGATTGGGTACATGATGAAAGTAACAGAAAAGAGCGATGTATACAGCTTTGGTGTAGTGATGCTAGAAATATTAACGGGTAAACAACCGATCGACCCAACCATAGAAGACGGGCTCCACATTGTGGACTGGGTCAGACAAAAGAGAGGCGGTGTACAAGTTTTGGACAGGAGCCTGCGGGCCCGGCCCGACCCTGAGCTGGAGGAGATGATGCAAAGTATAGGAGTGGCTTTACTTTGTGTTGCCCCTTCACCTGATGACAGGCCTTCCATGAAAGATGTGGAAGCAATGTTGAAGGAGATAAGACATGATAGAGAGGAAGGTTCAAAACCCGAGTCTATGATGATGCTCAAAGGTTCGTCTGCAACTGGAAGTGTTGATGATGGGGAAGAAAAGGAAAAGTGTAAGGAGAATGAAGGCCCATCAACCGATGCAATGAAGTGCTTGTACATTGAAAGTAATAACTCCAGCTTCTCTGCTTCGTCCTTGTTGTACTCTTCTTCTTCCACTGCCGGAAAAAATGGAGTTTAG